The Solanum lycopersicum chromosome 9, SLM_r2.1 genome window below encodes:
- the LOC138338597 gene encoding pentatricopeptide repeat-containing protein At1g31430-like has protein sequence MSKHAWLIKLGLDTCPLYATNLIAHYVFSAIPNSLTIAHKVFDQVPHKDTTLWTSLISSYARSNQPHKALHLFSLMLHQSQSNPDTAAHPNHFVFSTVARAIASSRQNSKLGQNVHAHVIKSGYLPGNIVVETAFLDLYSKCGVVECARMVFDEMCRRNLVTWNAVISGYVQNGMGCEGLELFYRMKCKEFYMPDEYTVATVLSGCCYLQELFLGMQVHGYAIVTGFELSCRNSIANMYFYCSRVELAEKVFVGTERDVVSRLVKIRGYVFNHMYADAVRYILSMENAVEILVMDQTIFVPLLSACAKMRLLNAGKQVHGLFITLVDSCKTVHLLEESRGIIGSALIDMYSKCSDIGKAQKVFESWLPERDVPLWNSLLSGYINNGLIEDAKALFEHMPEKTIVSWTSMMTGYVQKGLPREGLNLLAKMYFGEERDRLEGNCLTFVVALEACSHLTDLDKGKQIHAKIIRELPDADGNVAVGTALVDMYSKSGHLSYTLRLFDVMEEKNVVSWTSAIMGFAVHGFAFQALELFQRMVNMGINPNEVTFTAVLTACRHCGLVDEGMQYFTQMRKQFGLTPDEEHYTCLIDLLGRNGRLEEAWHLVEGMEENHLSDECSTGTIWAALLGACQLYENVEIGKKVAEKLTEKEIEISNASIALSNIYAAAGMWNEVYRVRESWRKKGHADGEPGLSRICTQPH, from the coding sequence atgagtAAACATGCTTGGCTTATCAAGCTCGGCCTCGACACTTGTCCTCTTTACGCTACAAATCTCATTGCTCACTATGTTTTCTCTGCAATCCCCAACTCCCTTACCATTGCCCACAAGGTGTTCGACCAAGTGCCTCATAAAGACACAACCTTATGGACCTCTCTCATCTCATCCTACGCTCGTTCCAATCAACCCCACAAAGCCCTTCACCTCTTCTCCCTCATGCTCCACCAATCTCAATCCAACCCTGATACTGCTGCTCACCCCAATCACTTCGTCTTCTCAACTGTTGCTCGGGCCATTGCTTCTTCTCGACAGAACTCCAAATTAGGGCAAAACGTGCATGCCCATGTTATAAAGTCTGGATATTTGCCTGGAAATATTGTTGTTGAGACTGCTTTTTTGGATTTGTACTCGAAATGTGGGGTAGTGGAATGTGCACGGATGGTGTTTGACGAAATGTGTAGGAGAAATTTGGTGACGTGGAACGCTGTGATTTCTGGGTATGTTCAGAATGGAATGGGGTGTGAAGGGTTGGAGTTGTTTTATCGAATGAAGTGTAAGGAGTTTTACATGCCTGATGAGTATACTGTTGCTACTGTTTTATCTGGTTGTTGCTATTTACAGGAACTTTTCTTGGGAATGCAAGTTCATGGTTATGCGATTGTTACGGGGTTTGAGTTAAGTTGTAGAAATTCTATTgctaatatgtatttttattgtagtagAGTTGAATTGGCGGAGAAAGTTTTTGTTGGAACAGAGAGGGATGTTGTTTCTAGGCTAGTAAAGATAAGGGGTTATGTATTTAATCATATGTATGCTGATGCTGTGAGGTACATTTTGTCAATGGAGAATGCTGTTGAAATTTTAGTTATGGATCAGACTATTTTCGTGCCTCTGCTATCTGCTTGCGCCAAGATGCGTTTGCTCAATGCCGGGAAGCAAGTCCATGGTCTCTTCATCACTTTGGTGGATTCATGTAAAACTGTTCATTTATTGGAAGAGAGCAGAGGGATTATTGGAAGTGCACTCATAGACATGTACAGCAAGTGCAGTGATATTGGTAAAGCGCAGAAAGTTTTTGAAAGTTGGCTACCTGAACGAGATGTTCCACTGTGGAATTCTTTGTTGTCTGGTTATATAAATAATGGACTCATCGAAGATGCCAAAGCACTCTTTGAGCATATGCCCGAGAAAACTATTGTTTCTTGGACAAGCATGATGACAGGATATGTGCAAAAGGGCTTGCCCCGAGAAGGCTTAAATTTATTGGCTAAGATGTATTTTGGAGAAGAAAGAGATAGGCTAGAAGGAAACTGCTTGACCTTTGTGGTAGCTCTTGAAGCATGTTCCCATCTAACAGATTTAGACAAAGGAAAGCAAATACatgcaaaaattattagagAGTTGCCGGATGCAGATGGCAATGTGGCTGTCGGAACAGCTTTAGTTGACATGTATTCAAAATCAGGTCACTTAAGTTACACATTACGACTTTTTGATGTGATGGAAGAGAAAAATGTCGTTTCATGGACTTCTGCAATCATGGGATTTGCTGTTCATGGATTTGCCTTCCAAGCCCTTGAACTTTTTCAGCGTATGGTAAACATGGGAATTAATCCCAATGAAGTGACATTTACTGCAGTACTAACTGCTTGCCGTCATTGTGGTTTAGTAGATGAGGGAATGCAATATTTTACACAAATGAGGAAGCAGTTTGGTTTGACCCCTGATGAAGAACATTATACATGTCTAATTGATTTATTGGGACGTAATGGAAGGCTTGAGGAAGCATGGCATTTGGTGGAAGGAATGGAAGAGAACCATCTAAGTGATGAGTGCTCTACTGGTACCATTTGGGCTGCACTTCTAGGGGCCTGTCAGTTGtatgaaaatgttgaaattgGAAAGAAGGTAGCTGAAAAGCTGACGGAAAAGGAGATAGAGATATCTAATGCTTCTATTGCGCTATCTAATATTTATGCAGCAGCTGGAATGTGGAATGAAGTGTACAGAGTGAGAGAGAGTTGGAGAAAAAAAGGTCATGCTGATGGAGAGCCTGGTCTTAGCCGCATATGTACACAACCCCATTAA
- the LOC104649311 gene encoding probable serine/threonine-protein kinase PBL25 has protein sequence MGCFSCFSSQEKKAFKRIHSKSKETTDVVRQRETLLNQQQQQRPHSLSRPKPQQDHRSHSQPLSENTRKVPAETPHQKSSNKGKGQNIAAQTFTFRELATATKNFRSECLIGEGGFGRVYKGHLNKTGQTVAVKQLDRNGLQGNREFLVEVLMLSLLHHSNLVNLIGYCADGDQRLLVYEYMSLGSLEDHLLDLERDKLPLDWFTRMKIALHAAKGLEYLHHRANPPVIYRDLKSSNILLDKEHNAKLSDFGLAKVGPTGENTHVSSRVMGTYGYCAPEYQQTGKLTIKSDVYSFGVVLLELITGRRAVDITRFGHQQNLVTWAEPIFKDTKRHIELADPLLGANFPRKSFSQAVAIASMCLQDDPVVRPLISDVVTALSTLSTPETELVSPFASPTRAPSPMHMSTEENIISTRECQDEVAEAIEWGSNSRKQNARSLASCGSSV, from the exons atgggttgtttttcatgtttttcatcACAAGAAAAGAAGGCATTCAAAAGAATACATAGCAAAAGTAAAGAAACAACTGATGTTGTTCGTCAAAGAGAAACTCTCTtgaatcaacaacaacaacaacgtcCACATTCACTATCGAGGCCAAAGCCACAGCAGGACCACCGTTCTCATTCACAACCTCTATCtg AAAATACTAGAAAAGTGCCAGCAGAGACCCCACACCAAAAGTCTTCTAACAAAGGCAAAGGCCAGAACATTGCAGCTCAAACATTCACCTTCAGGGAACTGGCAACAGCTACGAAGAACTTCCGATCAGAATGTCTGATAGGAGAAGGTGGATTTGGACGTGTTTACAAGGGCCACCTTAACAAAACTGGACAG ACTGTAGCAGTGAAACAGCTTGACCGCAATGGATTGCAAGGAAACCGAGAATTTCTTGTGGAGGTGTTGATGTTGAGCCTTCTGCACCATTCAAATCTCGTAAATCTAATTGGCTATTGTGCTGATGGAGATCAAAGACTTCTTGTTTATGAGTACATGTCATTGGGATCTTTGGAGGATCATCTGCTTG ATCTTGAACGAGATAAACTTCCACTAGATTGGTTCACAAGGATGAAAATAGCTTTACATGCTGCAAAAGGACTCGAATATTTACATCATAGAGCCAATCCACCGGTCATTTACCGTGACTTGAAGTCCTCCAACATCCTGCTGGATAAGGAACATAATGCAAAACTGTCAGATTTCGGGTTAGCCAAGGTTGGACCTACAGGGGAAAACACCCATGTATCATCAAGAGTCATGGGAACGTACGGGTATTGTGCTCCTGAGTACCAACAAACTGGCAAGCTGACTATCAAGTCTGATGTCTATAGCTTTGGTGTAGTTTTATTGGAGCTAATTACGGGTAGAAGAGCAGTTGATATCACAAGATTTGGGCATCAGCAGAATTTAGTTACCTGG GCTGAACCCATATTCAAAGACACGAAGAGACACATTGAACTGGCTGATCCACTCCTCGGAGCGAATTTCCCAAGGAAAAGTTTCAGTCAAGCTGTTGCTATTGCGTCTATGTGTCTGCAAGATGATCCAGTAGTACGTCCTCTGATTAGTGATGTGGTGACTGCACTCAGTACCCTTTCAACACCTGAAACAGAATTGGTATCACCATTCGCTTCTCCAACTCGAGCACCATCCCCAATGCATATGTCAACTGAAGAAAACATAATATCTACAAGAGAGTGCCAAGACGAAGTTGCAGAAGCCATAGAATGGggttcaaattcaagaaaacaGAATGCAAGATCACTAGCATCTTGTGGTTCTTCAGTGTGA